CGAATGAATCATGGCCAAGCGGCGATCCAACTCCGCGCACAAGAAAACCAAGTACATTTTTGTGACCGGTGGAGTGGTATCCTCTCTCGGGAAGGGGATCGCCGCGGCGTCGCTCGGTCGCTTGCTCAAGTCGTGCGGTCTGCGCGTCACGATGATGAAACTGGATCCCTACATCAACGTGGACGCCGGAACGATGAATCCTTATCAGCACGGCGAAGTCTACGTAACGGAAGATGGAGCGGAGGCCGATCTGGATCTGGGCCATTACGAGCGCTTCATTGACGAGGACATGGGCCGCCTTAACAACTCGACCACCGGCCAGATCTATCACAGCGTCATTTCCAAGGAACGCCGGGGAGATTTCCTCGGCGCGACCGTGCAGGTTATTCCGCATATCACGGGCGAGATCAAAGACCGCATTCGCAAGGTGGCGGAAGGGGGAGACGGCTACGACGTGCTCATCGTGGAAGTGGGAGGGACGGTCGGCGACATCGAAAGTCTTCCGTTCCTCGAAGCGATCCGGCAGATCGGACTCGACGGCGGTCCCGGAAGTTGCCTCTATATCCACGTCACTCTAATTCCTTTCCTGACGACGACTGGCGAGGTCAAGACCAAGCCCACGCAGCACAGCGTAAAAGAGCTGCGTGAGATCGGGATTCAACCCGATTTACTGCTGTGTCGCACCGAACATCCCCTCGATCCGAAGGTGCGCGAGAAGATTGCCCTCTTCTGCAGCGTGGGAAAGGAGGACGTTTTCGAAGTGCGGAACGTGGAGACGGTTTACGAGCTTCCGCTGGTGCTCCACGCGCAGGGACTGGGTCGTCGGGTTCTGAAACTGCTCGGAATGCGGGCCGCGGAACCGGAACTCAAAGACTGGCAGGAGATCGTCCG
The sequence above is drawn from the bacterium genome and encodes:
- a CDS encoding CTP synthase, yielding MAKRRSNSAHKKTKYIFVTGGVVSSLGKGIAAASLGRLLKSCGLRVTMMKLDPYINVDAGTMNPYQHGEVYVTEDGAEADLDLGHYERFIDEDMGRLNNSTTGQIYHSVISKERRGDFLGATVQVIPHITGEIKDRIRKVAEGGDGYDVLIVEVGGTVGDIESLPFLEAIRQIGLDGGPGSCLYIHVTLIPFLTTTGEVKTKPTQHSVKELREIGIQPDLLLCRTEHPLDPKVREKIALFCSVGKEDVFEVRNVETVYELPLVLHAQGLGRRVLKLLGMRAAEPELKDWQEIVR